The Medicago truncatula cultivar Jemalong A17 chromosome 4, MtrunA17r5.0-ANR, whole genome shotgun sequence genome includes a region encoding these proteins:
- the LOC11445977 gene encoding probable carboxylesterase 12 produces MDSTSTINDEIAIDIPPILRVYKSGRVENLIGEEFLPPSLDQATNVESKDVVISEEHNISARLFIPKTNHPPIQKLPVFVYFHGGGFCIETPFSPCYHNYLNSVTSLANVIGVSVHYRRAPEYPVPIAHEDSWLALKWVASHVGGNGSDEWLNQYADFEKVFLGGDSAGANISHYLGIRVGKENLDGVKLEGSVYIHPYFWGVDLIGSESNMAEFVEKIHNLWRFSCPTTTGSDDPLINPANDPDLGKLGCKRLLVCVAGKDILRDRGLYYKELLEKSGWGGVVEVVEIEDEGHIFHLFKPSCENAMALLNQVVSFIKKA; encoded by the coding sequence ATGGATTCAACCTCCACCATCAACGATGAAATAGCCATTGATATACCCCCAATCTTGAGAGTATACAAAAGCGGTCGTGTTGAAAATTTAATAGGTGAAGAATTTCTTCCTCCATCCCTTGATCAAGCAACCAACGTTGAATCAAAAGACGTTGTAATCTCCGAAGAACATAACATCTCAGCTAGACTTTTCATTCCCAAAACCAATCACCCACCAATCCAAAAACTCCCTGTCTTTGTCTACTTCCATGGTGGTGGTTTCTGCATTGAAACACCTTTCTCACCATGCTACCATAACTATCTTAACTCTGTTACTTCACTTGCTAACGTTATTGGTGTCTCTGTTCATTACAGAAGAGCACCGGAATACCCTGTTCCCATTGCTCATGAGGATTCATGGCTAGCACTCAAATGGGTTGCTTCACATGTTGGTGGAAATGGTTCTGATGAATGGTTGAATCAATATGCAGATTTTGAGAAAGTGTTCTTAGGAGGTGATAGTGCTGGTGCTAATATTTCACACTATTTGGGTATTCGGGTTGGGAAGGAAAATTTAGATGGTGTGAAACTTGAAGGGAGTGTTTATATACATCCTTATTTTTGGGGTGTGGATCTAATTGGTTCTGAATCAAATATGGCTGAATTTGTAGAAAAGATTCATAATTTGTGGCGTTTTTCATGTCCAACTACGACTGGATCGGATGACCCGTTGATTAACCCAGCTAATGATCCGGATTTGGGGAAGTTGGGTTGTAAGAGATTGCTTGTTTGTGTTGCTGGGAAAGATATTTTgagggatagaggtttgtattATAAGGAATTGCTTGAGAAAAGTGGTTGGGGTggtgttgttgaagttgttgaaATAGAGGATGAGGGACATATTTTTCATCTGTTCAAACCAAGTTGTGAGAATGCTATGGCCTTGCTTAACCAAGTTGTATCCTTCATCAAAAAGGcttga
- the LOC11441408 gene encoding probable carboxylesterase 12 yields MILNSHSFSFPLTLPLHKSSKPFLLSLKLRRKPLSTMDSTSSTIDDEVAVDLTPVLKLYKSGRVQRLAGTEVLPPSLDPKTNVESKDVVISEEHNISARLFIPKTNYPPTQKLPLLVYIHGGAFCIETPFSPNYHNYLNSVTSLANVIGVSVHYRRAPEHPVPTGHEDSWLALKWVASHVGGNGSDEWLNQYADFEKVFLGGDSAGANIAHHLSIRVGKENLDGVKLEGSFYIHPYFWGVDRIGSELKQAEYIEKIHNLWRFACPTTNGSDDPLINPANDPDLGKLGCKRLLICVAGQDILKDRGWYYKELLEKSGWGGVVEVIETEDENHVFHMFKPTCDNAAVLLNQVVSFIKGA; encoded by the coding sequence ATGATTCTCAATTCTCATTCCTTCTCCTTTCCCTTAACCCTTCCCcttcataaatcatcaaaaccattTCTTCTTTCTCTGAAACTGAGAAGAAAACCCTTATCAACCATGGATTCAACCTCTTCCACCATCGACGATGAAGTAGCCGTTGATCTAACCCCAGTTCTTAAACTATACAAAAGTGGTCGTGTTCAGAGACTTGCAGGTACAGAAGTTCTTCCTCCATCTCTTGATCCCAAAACCAACGTTGAATCAAAAGATGTTGTTATCTCCGAAGAACATAACATCTCAGCTAGACTTTTCATTCCAAAAACCAATTACCCACCAACCCAAAAACTCCCTCTTCTTGTTTACATCCATGGTGGTGCTTTCTGCATTGAAACTCCTTTTTCACCAAACTACCATAACTACCTCAACTCTGTTACTTCACTTGCTAACGTTATTGGTGTCTCTGTTCATTACAGAAGAGCACCGGAACATCCTGTTCCCACGGGTCATGAAGATTCATGGCTTGCACTCAAATGGGTTGCTTCACATGTTGGTGGAAATGGTTCTGATGAATGGTTGAATCAATATGCAGATTTTGAGAAAGTTTTCTTAGGAGGTGATAGTGCTGGGGCTAATATTGCACACCATTTAAGTATTCGGGTCGGGAAGGAAAATTTGGATGGTGTAAAACTTGAAGGGAGTTTTTATATTCATCCTTATTTTTGGGGTGTGGATCGGATTGGATCAGAACTGAAACAAGCTGAATATATTGAAAAGATTCATAATTTATGGCGTTTTGCATGTCCAACTACGAATGGATCGGATGACCCGTTGATTAACCCGGCTAATGATCCGGATTTGGGGAAGTTGGGTTGTAAGAGATTGCTTATTTGTGTTGCTGGGCAAGATATTTTGAAGGATAGGGGTTGGTATTATAAGGAATTGCTTGAGAAAAGTGGTTGGGGTGGTGTTGTTGAAGTGATTGAAACAGAGGATGAGAATCATGTGTTTCATATGTTCAAACCAACCTGTGACAATGCTGCGGTTTTGCTTAACCAAGTTGTTTCCTTCATCAAAGGTGCTTGA
- the LOC11446221 gene encoding uncharacterized protein, which produces MDQGTSKGSGEMLDHVDKGVDKNLINLVEGVATDAGAGHSLGVRVSICSEDRNSEETCNDLVLNEELEEKALEVRSQNIGGDPEKIDNELHSVDQGTSYNSLNRETLETCIVIDSSAQVERVTVNGDNRKLEAKTNESGLRKLSIKAPKGVSETDKNSCVIDMNCGTCEGFGENLDDEMICRICHLASGQPLEATAVGTPNIADKSTGLIMLGCACKDELGIAHSHCAEAWFKIKGNRLCEICGETAKNVSDVTANAFMEEWCESGFTDNDSTSPRRLVGCWRGQPFCNFLMVCLVIAFVLPWFFHVKMF; this is translated from the exons ATGGATCAGGGAACAAGTAAAGGTAGTGGTGAAATGTTGGATCATGTTGATAAAGGGGTTGATAAGAATTTGATTAATTTGGTTGAAGGCGTTGCAACTGATGCAGGAGCTGGACATAGTTTGGGTGTCAGGGTTAGTATATGCAGTGAAGATCGGAATTCAGAAGAGACGTGCAATGATCTTGTATTGAATGAGGAGTTAGAGGAGAAAGCTTTAGAAGTTAGGAGTCAGAACATTGGTGGTGATCCTGAAAAAATCGACAATGAATTGCATAGTGTTGATCAAGGGACTAGTTATAATTCGCTTAATCGGGAAACACTAGAGACCTGTATTGTAATAGATTCTTCTGCTCAAGTTGAACGTGTCACTGTCAATGGAGATAATAGAAAATTGGAAGCTAAAACTAATGAATCAGGGCTGCGCAAGTTATCAATAAAAGCACCAAAAGGGGTGTCTGAGACCGATAAAAATTCATGTGTGATTGATATGAACTGTGGCACATGTGaaggttttggtgaaaatttGGATGACGAAATGATTTGTAGGATTTGCCATCTGGCCTCTGGGCAACCGTTAGAAGCAACTGCTGTTGGCACTCCAAATATTGCTGATAAAAGTACAGGTTTGATTATGCTTGGTTGTGCATGTAAAGATGAGCTAGGAATCGCACACAGCCATTGCGCTGAGGCATGGTTCAAGATTAAAGGAAACAg GTTGTGCGAAATATGTGGCGAGACTGCCAAAAACGTGTCCGATGTTACTGCTAATGCATTCATGGAAGAATGGTGTGAAAGTGGATTCACTGACAATGATAGTACGTCACCCCGTAGGTTGGTTGGATGCTGGCGCGGGCAGCCATTCTGCAACTTCTTGATGGTGTGTCTGGTAATAGCTTTTGTTCTGCCATGGTTCTTTCATGTGAAGATGTTCTAG
- the LOC11444596 gene encoding probable carboxylesterase 12: protein MDSSSNEVVLDLSPMIKIYKDGHIERLIGSDIVPPSFDPTTNVESKDILISKDQNISARIFIPKLNNDQFPNQKLPLLVYFHGGGFCVETPFSPPYHNFLNTIVSKANVIAVSVDYRRAPEHPLPIAYEDSWTSLKWVVSHLHGNGSDEWINRYADFGKMFFAGDSAGANIANHMAIRVGTQGLQGINLEGIVLVHTFFWGVERVGSEATEKSEHLSLADNLWRFVCPTSSGSDDPFLNPGKDKNLGRLGCKRVLVCVAENDSLKDRGWYYKELLEKIGYGGVVEVIETKGEGHVFHLFNPNCDNAISLLNQIASFINHSG, encoded by the coding sequence ATGGATTCAAGCTCTAACGAAGTAGTCCTTGATCTCTCACCCATGATTAAAATCTACAAAGACGGTCACATAGAAAGACTCATAGGATCCGACATCGTACCTCCATCTTTTGATCCAACAACAAACGTAGAATCCAAAGACATTCTCATCTCAAAAGACCAAAACATATCAGCCAGAATCTTCATTCCCAAACTCAACAACGATCAATTTCCAAACCAAAAACTCCCTCTCCTTGTTTACTTCCATGGTGGTGGTTTCTGCGTAGAAACACCTTTCTCACCACCATACCACAATTTCCTCAACACCATCGTTTCAAAAGCTAATGTTATTGCTGTTTCAGTTGATTACAGAAGAGCCCCAGAACACCCTCTTCCTATAGCATACGAAGATTCATGGACTTCCCTCAAATGGGTCGTTTCTCATTTGCATGGAAATGGTTCTGATGAATGGATCAACCGTTATGCAGATTTTGGAAAAATGTTCTTTGCAGGAGACAGTGCTGGTGCAAACATTGCAAATCACATGGCTATTCGTGTTGGAACTCAAGGGCTTCAAGGGATTAACCTTGAAGGGATTGTTTTGGTTCATACATTCTTTTGGGGTGTTGAAAGGGTTGGATCTGAGGCTACTGAGAAATCTGAACACTTATCTTTGGCTGATAATTTATGGAGGTTTGTTTGTCCAACAAGTTCGGGATCCGATGACCCGTTTTTGAATCCGGGTAAGGATAAGAATTTGGGGAGGTTGGGTTGTAAGAGAGTTTTGGTTTGTGTTGCTGAGAATGATTCGTTGAAGGATAGAGGTTGGTATTATAAGGAGTTGCTTGAGAAAATTGGTTATGGTGGTGTTGTGGAAGTGATTGAGACAAAAGGTGAAGGACATGTTTTTCATCTCTTTAATCCAAATTGCGATAACGCTATTTCTTTGCTCAATCAAATTGCTTCCTTTATTAATCATAGTGGTTAA
- the LOC11445231 gene encoding probable carboxylesterase 2, whose protein sequence is MEVFQNKIVSSDQNSNEILREFPRLFCQYKDGRVERFLGTETTPTGTDPLTGVISKDITINPNTGIGARLYLPPNATPSTKLPLLIYIHGGAFCICTPYNPGYHRHLNNIVAHANVVVFSVHYRLAPEHPLPIAYDDTWEAIQWVSKASEPWIKDHVDQDIVFFAGDSAGANLAHNMAMRGASEGFGGLKLQGMVLIHPYFGNDEKDELVEFLYPTYGGFDDVKIHAAKDPKLSGLGCGKVLVFVAEKDFLRERGRNYYEAVKKSGWNGVVEMVEAEDEGHVFHLFDPTKEKSVDLVKRFGSFMIQVEKDVRSSSSL, encoded by the coding sequence ATGGaagttttccaaaacaaaatcgTCTCCTCCGATCAAAACTCCAATGAAATCCTCCGTGAATTCCCTCGCCTCTTCTGTCAGTACAAAGACGGCCGCGTCGAACGCTTCCTCGGCACCGAAACCACCCCAACCGGCACTGATCCATTAACCGGCGTTATATCCAAAGACATCACCATCAACCCTAACACCGGCATCGGAGCTCGTCTCTATCTCCCACCAAACGCCACTCCTTCTACAAAATTACCTCTCCTCATCTACATCCACGGTGGTGCTTTCTGTATTTGCACTCCCTATAACCCTGGCTACCACCGTCACCTCAACAACATCGTTGCCCATGCAAACGTTGTTGTTTTCTCCGTCCATTATCGTCTAGCTCCAGAACATCCTCTTCCCATTGCTTATGATGATACATGGGAAGCTATTCAATGGGTTTCAAAAGCTTCTGAGCCATGGATCAAAGACCATGTTGATCAAGACATTGTTTTCTTCGCCGGTGACAGTGCTGGTGCAAACCTAGCACATAACATGGCTATGAGAGGTGCATCGGAAGGTTTTGGTGGTTTGAAGCTTCAAGGAATGGTGTTGATTCATCCATACTTTGGAAACGATGAGAAAGACGAGCTTGTTGAGTTTCTGTACCCTACTTATGGTGGATTTGATGACGTGAAGATCCATGCAGCTAAGGATCCAAAGCTTTCAGGTTTAGGATGTGGGAAAGTGCTTGTTTTTGTGGCGGAGAAGGATTTTCTGAGGGAAAGAGGAAGAAACTATTATGAAGCAGTGAAGAAAAGTGGGTGGAATGGGGTGGTGGAGATGGTGGAAGCAGAAGATGAAGGACATGTGTTTCATTTGTTTGACCCTACCAAGGAAAAATCTGTGGATCTTGTTAAAAGGTTCGGATCTTTTATGATACAGGTTGAGAAAGACGTTCGTTCTTCTTCGTCATTGTGA
- the LOC11443441 gene encoding nodulation protein H isoform X2, producing MADDLSSFTKGLKNSTLVWRLIVLAFAMVCGVYICSICLKQISTGSRIGFLDINVIQKPCPEPNIEPWEIPYVHYPNPKTYSREECRCHPVRYFTILSMQRSGSGWFETFLNSHPNISSNGEIFSVKVRRSNITTITETLDTIYNLDWFNSASKNECTAAVGLKWMLNQGLMQHHEQIAEYFRIHGVSVIFLFRKNLLRRMISVLANEYDKNAKILNGTHKSHVHSPKEAEILAKYKPTLNSTLLIKNLKQVNDTTTKALESFKSTRHIMLYYEDVVKNRTKLMDVLEFLKVPQVNLKSRQVKIHKGSLSSQVENWNDVTKTLNGTQYESFLHEDYRR from the exons ATGGCAGATGATCTTTCTTCCTTCACCAAG GGTTTGAAGAATTCTACGTTGGTTTGGAGGTTGATTGTGTTGGCTTTTGCAATGGTTTGTGGTGTGTATATATGTTCTATTTGTTTGAAGCAGATAAGCACTGGTAGCAGAATTGGTTTTCTTGATATCAATGTTATTCAAAAGCCTTGTCCTGAACCTAACATTGAACCTTGGGAGATTCCTTATGTGCACTATCCAAATCCCAAAACTTATAGCAG GGAGGAATGCAGGTGCCACCCGGTGCGGTATTTTACTATTCTGTCGATGCAGAGATCTGGGAGTGGATGGTTTGAGACGTTTTTAAATAGTCATCCTAACATAAGCTCAAATGGGGAAATCTTTTCGGTTAAGGTTAGAAGGAGTAATATAACGACAATAACTGAGACTTTGGACACAATTTATAATCTAGACTGGTTTAATAGTGCTTCTAAAAATGAGTGCACGGCTGCTGTTGGCTTGAAGTGGATGCTTAATCAG GGATTGATGCAGCATCATGAACAAATTGCCGAGTACTTTAGAATACATGGTGTTTCAGTCATATTTCTTTTCAGAAAGAACCTTTTGCGCCGGATGATTTCTGTACTTGCAAATGAATATGATAAGAATGCTAAGATATTAAATGGCACTCACAAATCCCATGTTCATTCACCCAAGGAG GCAGAAATACTTGCAAAATACAAACCCACACTCAATTCAACACTGCTGATTAAAAACCTAAAGCAAGTAAATGATACAACCACCAAGGCTTTAGAATCTTTCAAAAGCACAAGGCACATCATGCTATACTATGAAGATGTTGTAAAAAACCGCACA AAACTAATGGACGTTCTGGAATTTCTTAAGGTTCCTCAAGTGAATTTAAAGAGTCGTCAGGTCAAGATTCATAAAGGATCTTTATCGAGCCAAGTTGAAAACTGGAATGATGTGACCAAAACACTCAACGGCACACAATATGAGAGTTTCCTCCATGAAGATTACCGTAGGTAA
- the LOC11443441 gene encoding nodulation protein H isoform X1, with product MADDLSSFTKDVLLVKGLKNSTLVWRLIVLAFAMVCGVYICSICLKQISTGSRIGFLDINVIQKPCPEPNIEPWEIPYVHYPNPKTYSREECRCHPVRYFTILSMQRSGSGWFETFLNSHPNISSNGEIFSVKVRRSNITTITETLDTIYNLDWFNSASKNECTAAVGLKWMLNQGLMQHHEQIAEYFRIHGVSVIFLFRKNLLRRMISVLANEYDKNAKILNGTHKSHVHSPKEAEILAKYKPTLNSTLLIKNLKQVNDTTTKALESFKSTRHIMLYYEDVVKNRTKLMDVLEFLKVPQVNLKSRQVKIHKGSLSSQVENWNDVTKTLNGTQYESFLHEDYRR from the exons ATGGCAGATGATCTTTCTTCCTTCACCAAG GATGTTTTGCTTGTGAAGGGTTTGAAGAATTCTACGTTGGTTTGGAGGTTGATTGTGTTGGCTTTTGCAATGGTTTGTGGTGTGTATATATGTTCTATTTGTTTGAAGCAGATAAGCACTGGTAGCAGAATTGGTTTTCTTGATATCAATGTTATTCAAAAGCCTTGTCCTGAACCTAACATTGAACCTTGGGAGATTCCTTATGTGCACTATCCAAATCCCAAAACTTATAGCAG GGAGGAATGCAGGTGCCACCCGGTGCGGTATTTTACTATTCTGTCGATGCAGAGATCTGGGAGTGGATGGTTTGAGACGTTTTTAAATAGTCATCCTAACATAAGCTCAAATGGGGAAATCTTTTCGGTTAAGGTTAGAAGGAGTAATATAACGACAATAACTGAGACTTTGGACACAATTTATAATCTAGACTGGTTTAATAGTGCTTCTAAAAATGAGTGCACGGCTGCTGTTGGCTTGAAGTGGATGCTTAATCAG GGATTGATGCAGCATCATGAACAAATTGCCGAGTACTTTAGAATACATGGTGTTTCAGTCATATTTCTTTTCAGAAAGAACCTTTTGCGCCGGATGATTTCTGTACTTGCAAATGAATATGATAAGAATGCTAAGATATTAAATGGCACTCACAAATCCCATGTTCATTCACCCAAGGAG GCAGAAATACTTGCAAAATACAAACCCACACTCAATTCAACACTGCTGATTAAAAACCTAAAGCAAGTAAATGATACAACCACCAAGGCTTTAGAATCTTTCAAAAGCACAAGGCACATCATGCTATACTATGAAGATGTTGTAAAAAACCGCACA AAACTAATGGACGTTCTGGAATTTCTTAAGGTTCCTCAAGTGAATTTAAAGAGTCGTCAGGTCAAGATTCATAAAGGATCTTTATCGAGCCAAGTTGAAAACTGGAATGATGTGACCAAAACACTCAACGGCACACAATATGAGAGTTTCCTCCATGAAGATTACCGTAGGTAA